The Haloferax sp. Atlit-12N region CGCCTTCACCGACGCCGGCCTCCGGACCGGCGACATCGGCTACCGCGACGGCGACGGCCTCCTGTACGTCCTGAATCGGAAGGATGACCGCATCATCACCGGCGGCGAGAACGTCGACCCCGGCGAGGTCGCGGCGGTCCTGCGGGACCACCCCGACGTGGACGACGTCGTCGTGTTGGGCGTCCCCGACTCCGAGTGGGGCGAGCGCGTCGCCGCGCTCATTGTCCCCGCCGACCCGGAGAGCCCCCCGGACGACGAGGACCTCGACGCCTTCTGCCGCGAGCGGCTCGCCGGGTTCAAATGCCCGCGACTGGTCGAGACCGCGGACGAACTCCCGCGGACCGTCTCGGGGACCATCGACCGCGAGGCGGTCTGCGAGCGACTGGTCGCGGCCAAGCCCGTCGCGGAGGCCGAACCGGAGCGCGCGGCCGATTACGGCGACAGCGACGACGACGAGTCCGACGACTCCGAGGCCGAAGTCGACGAGACGACGCCCGCGCGCGACGAGAGCGGAACCGACGAGGCCGCCATCGACGACGCAGAGGGCGACGCGACCGTCGCGGACGCGGAACGCGACGGAGACGACGACACCGAGGCGATAGCCGACGACGGCGAGCACGATGATGTCGAGAGTCTGGGGAGCGAAACTGACGACGGCGACGGCGATGGCGGCGGCGAGCTCGTTCCCGACCGCGACGAGGAGTGAACGCGCCCGCGGGTGAAGCCAAACCCACAGCCCGCGTCTCGCCGGATTGTGTCCAAACAATCATTACGTTTTACTGCAAGAGGACAGTATGGTAGGTGCTACCAACCAGACGCTTCGGCCGTTCCTGTGGCGCGCGGGCAAGCTCTTTCCGGACCGCGAAATCGTCTCTCGGACCGCCGAAGGGCTGGAACGCTACACGTACGCGGAGTACGAGGGGCGCGTGGCACAGCTCGCGGGGGCGCTTTCGGACGCCGGCATCGGCGACGGCGACCGGGTGGCGACGTTCTGCTGGAACCACAACCGACACTTCGAGACGTACTTCGGCGTGCCCTCGATGGGCGCGCAGTTGCACACCATCAACCCGCTTCTTCCCGACCACCACATCCAGTACATCGTCGAGAACGCGGAAGACCGCATCATCTTCGTGGACCCGTCGCTCGCGCCGAAACTCGCCGGCGCGGTCGACGAGGATGCCTTCGCCTCCGTCGAGCAGTTCGTCGTGATGGCCTCCGAGGTGCCGGACGACGTGGGGCTGTCCCCGGTGACGGACTACGAGTCGTTCGTCGCCGACTACCCCGACGAGTACGACTGGCCGGACCTCCCGGAGGACCAGCCGGCGGGGATGTGCTACACCTCGGGGACGACCGGCGAGCCGAAGGGCGTCGAGTACTCCCAGCAGATGCTGTGGGCGCACACGATGGCGACGCTCCCCAAATCGGGTCTCGACATCGGCGCGGAGGACGTCATCATGCCGGTCGTGCCGATGTTCCACGTCAACGCGTGGGGCCTGCCGTTTTCGACGACCGCGGCGGGCGCGAAACACGTCTATCCCGGTCCGTCGCCGACGCCCGAGGACCTCGCGAAGCTCATCGAGGAGGAGGGCGTGACGATGACCGCGGGCGTGCCGACGGTGTGGCTCGGCCTGCTCGACTACCTCGACGAACACGACGCGGACATCTCCTCGCTCGAACGCATCATCATCGGCGGGTCGGCCGCGCCCAAGTCGGTCATCCGCCGGTTCGACGAGGAACACGACGTGGACGTGCTCCACGCGTGGGGCATGACGGAGATGTCGCCGGTCGGTACCGTCGCCCATCTCAAGCCGGGGATGGAGGACCTCCCCGCCGAAGAGCAGTACGAAAAGCGCGCTAAGCAGGGCCTGCTCGCGCCGGGACTGGAGATGCGCGTCGTCGACGACGACGGAAACGAGGTCCCGTGGAACGGCGAGGACTTCGGCGAACTGTGGGTACGCGGGCCGTGGGTGACGACGGAGTACTTCGAGCGCCCCGACGCGAACGAGGAGGACTACGAGGGCAACTGGCTGAAGACCGGCGACGTGGTCACGGTGGACGGAGACGGCTACGTCCAAATCGTCGACCGGGCGAAAGACGTCATCAAATCCGGCGGCGAGTGGATTTCGTCGCTCGAACTGGAAAACAGCATCATGGCCCACGACGACGTGGCCGAGGCGACCGTCATCGGCGTGCCCCACGAGCGCTGGCAGGAGCGCCCTGTGGCGTTCATCGTTCCGAAAGGCGGTGTCGACGAGGACGCGCTCAAGACCGAACTCGTCGCGCTCGTCGAAGACGAGTTCCCGAAGTGGTGGGCCCCCGACGAGGTCGTCTTCATCGAGGAGGTGCCAAAGACCGCGACCGGCAAGTTCGACAAGAAGGTACTCAGAGACCAGTACGACGACTCCTCGCTCATCGAGGGCAAGACGCCCGACGCGGAGGCCCCGTCGGACGAGTGAGCGCCGGGACGGTCGTGGGTTCTAACGAAGAACCAGTTTGAAGTTTAGACTGGTTCCATACACTATTTTTACTGTACAATCCTATGTCGGGACATGGAACTTCTCGACGACTCCATCGTGCCCGAACACGCCCGTGAACTCAAGCAGGAGGCCCGCGAGTTCGCCGCGGAGCACATCGAACCGGTCGCGGAGGAATACTACGAGTCCGGCGAGTACCCCCACGAGGTTCTCCAGGCGGGGATGGACGCGGGACTCGTCGCGCAGGACATCTCCGAGGAGTACGGCGGGAAGGGACTCGACCTCCAGCAGATTCTGGCAATCTCCGAGGAGTTCTACCGCGCCGACGCCGGCATCGCGCTGACGCTCCAACTCGCCTCGTTCGGCTGCGAGATTATGGAGGACTACGGCAGCGAAGAACAGAAGGAGAAGTGGCTCCGACCGGTCGCCGAAAACGAGCAGATTTCGGGACTCGCGGTCTCCGAACCGCAGACCGGCTCCGACATGGCCGGCATGGAGACGACCGCGGAGAAGACCGACGACGGCTACGTCCTCAACGGCGAGAAGTACTGGGTCGGCAACGCCGTCGAGGCCGACTGGCTGACGGTGTACGCCAAGACCGCCGACACCGACGACCGCTACTCGAACTACTCGATGTTCATCGTGCCGACGGACACGCCCGGCTACGAGGCCGAGCACATCCCCGAGAAGATGGGCATGCGCGCGTCCAAGCAGGGCCACATCGTCTTCGACGACTGCGAGGTGCCCGAGGAGAACCTCATCGGCACCGAGGGCGGCGGCTTCTACATGCTCGCGGACTTCTTCAACCACGGCCGCATCATCGTCGGCGGCCACAGCCTCGGCCTCGCGGCCGCCGCCATCGAGGAGGCGTGGGAGTTCGTCCACGACCGACAGGCGTTCGGCCGCAACGTCTCGGAGTTCCAGGCGGTCCAGCACATCCTCGCCGACATGCGCATGGAGTTCGAGGCGGCCCGCGCGCTCAACTGGCGCGCCGCGGAAAAGGTCGAAAACAACGAGGACGCCGGCTTCTGGGCGGCCGCCGCCAAGACGAAATCGACCGAGACGGCCGTCGATGTGGCCGAGCGCGGCATGCAACTTCACGGCGGCCGGTCGGTCCTCAACGAGTACAAGATTTCGCGGGTCTACCGCGACGTGCGCATCCCGGTCATCTACGAGGGCGCGAACGAGATTCAGCGCAACCTCATCTACCGGCAGGGCGCGCTGTAAGTCCCCCGTCGCGGCTACCGGAACTGACAACTCGTTTTCCGGTTTGGCATGGCTTGACCGGAACGCAGTTACTTTCTGAGCGTCGTACCTTGAGTCAGCACCAATGGTACGCACGAGTGTTATCGGCTGTGGAAACATGGGGAGCGCCCTTCTCACCGGTCTCTGGAAGGCGGGCGGCCACTCCGTGGTCGCCTGCGACCTCGACCCCGACGCCCTCGCCGCGGTCGCCGACTACTGTGAAGAGACGACGGACGACGTGTCGCGCGCCGCCGACGCCGACGTGGTGTTCGTCGCGGTCAAGCCCGACATCGTCGAGGCCGTCCTCTCGGAACTCGACCTGTCTCCCGACCAGACGCTCGTCACGATCGCCGCGGGCGTCCCGACCTCGTTCGTCGAGGCGCGCACCGACGCCCGCGTCGTCCGCATCATGCCGAACCTCGCCGCCGAGACCCGCGACATGGCCGCGGCGGCGACCGGTGACCTGACCGACGAGGTCCGCGAACTCCTCTCGGACGTGGGCGAGTTCGTCGAGGTCGAGGAGTCGCAGATGGACATCGCCACCGCGGTCAACGGCAGCGGCCCGGCCTTCGTCTTCTATCTCATCGAGGCCGTCACGCAGGCCGGCGTCGCGGGCGGACTCTCCGAGGAAGACGCCGAAATCCTCGCCGCCCAGACGTTCAAGGGGGCGGCCGAGACCGTCGTGCAGGACGACCGCACCGCCGACGAGCTCATCGACGCGGTCTGCTCGCCGAACGGGACGACCATCGAGGGGATGGACGTCCTCTGGGACAGCACCGCCGACGAGGCCGTCACCGAGGCCGTCGTCGCGGCCGAGCGCCGGTCGAAGGAGCTCGCGGAGGAGTTCGCCGATGAGTGAACTGAGCGAGACGAGCGAGACGAGCGAGGCGACCGGGACGGCCGGGACGGCCGACGCTGTCGCCCCCGACGCCGACGCGGTCGCCGCCGCCCGCGACGCCGCCGCCGAGGCGGACCGCGTCATCGTCAAGGCCGGCACCAACTCGCTGACCGACGACGACTCCAACCTCGACGACGACAAACTCGACAAGCTCGTCGACGACATCGAATCGCTCCTCTCGCGCGGCAAGGAAGTGCTTCTCGTCTCCTCGGGGGCGGTCGGAGCCGGCATCGGCCGCCTCGACCACCCCACGGCGGACCGCGACACCCTCGAAGCGTCGCAGGCGCTGTCGACAGTCGGCCAGAGCCTGCTCATGCACCGCTACACCGAGAGCTTCGAGCGCTACGACCGGAAGGTCGCCCAGATTCTCATCACCCAGCACGACCTGGAGAACCCCGAACGGTTCACCAACTTCCGGAACACGGTCGAGACGCTTCTGGAGTGGGGCGTCGTGCCCATCATCAACGAGAACGACGCGGTCGCCACCGAGGAACTCCAAATCGGCGACAACGACATGATTTCGTCCAACATCGCGGTCGGCATCGGCGTCGACCTGCTCGTGACGCTCACCGACGTGGGCGGCGTCTACACCGGGAACCCGAAGGAGGACCCCGACGCCGAGCGAATCGAGGTCGTCGGCGACAACTACAGCGACGTGGAGGACATCGTCACCGCGAGTTCGACCGGCGGCTTCGGCGGCATCCAGACGAAGGTCCGCGGCGCGCGCGACGCCGCCGAGTACGGCATCCCCGCCGTCATCGCACAGTCCACCGAACCCGACGTGCTGGCGAAGATAGCCGAGCGCGAATCGGTGGGAACAATGTTCCTCCCCCTCGATGGTGAACTCGATGACTGAGCGAGACACGACCGCGCAGGTCGAACAGGCACAGTCGGCGGCGCTCCGCCTCGCCAACGTCGACGCGGCCGACCGCGACGCCGCGCTCGGAGCCATCGCGGACGCCATCCGCGACAACAGCGAGGCGATTCTCGCGGCCAACCGCGAGGACGTCGAGGAGGCCGAGGCGATGCTCGCGGCGGGCGAGTACACGCAGGCGCTCGTCGACCGCCTCAAACTCGACGAGGCGAAACTCGACGACATCGCCGGGATGGTCGAGTCCGTCGCCGAACAGGACGACCCGCTCGGCGAGACGCTGGAGGCGAGAGAACTGGACGAGGACCTCGAACTCTACAAGCTCTCTGTCCCCATCGGCGTCGTCGCGACCATCTTCGAGTCGCGGCCCGACGCGCTCGTCCAAATCGCCGCGCTGGCGCTGAAGTCCGGCAACGCCGTCATCCTCAAGGGCGGCAGCGAGGCGAGCGAGTCGAACCGCGTGCTGTACGAGACGATTCTGTCCGCCACCGAGGAGCTCCCCGACGGCTGGGCGACGCTCATCGAGGCTCACGAGGAGGTCGACCGCCTGCTCGAACTCGACGACATGGTGGACCTCGTGATGCCCCGCGGCTCCTCGGAGTTCGTCAGCTACATCCAGGACAACACCCAGATTCCCGTCCTCGGCCACACGGAAGGCATCTGCCACGTCTACGTCGACGAGGCGGCCGACCTCGACATGGCCGCGGACATCGCCCTCGACGCGAAGGTGCAGTACCCCGCGGTCTGCAACGCCGTCGAGACGCTCTTAGTCGACGAGTCCGTCGCGGCCGACTTCCTGCCGGCGGTCGTCGAGCGCTACCGCGACGAGGGCGTCGTCCTCCGGGGCGATGAGGCGACCCGCGAGCACGTCGATATCGACCCCGCGACCGACGACGACTGGGACACCGAGTACGGCGACCTCGAACTCTCCGTCAAGGTCGTCTCGGACCTGTACGACGCGGTGGACCACATCAACGCCCACGGGTCGAAGCACACCGAATCCATCGTCACCGACGACGCCGAGCGCGCCGAGACGTTCATGACCGGCGTCGACGCCGCCAGCGTCTTCCACAACGCCTCGACCCGGTTCGCCGACGGCTACCGCTACGGCCTCGGTGCCGAGGTGGGCATCTCGACGGGCAAGATTCACGCCCGCGGCCCGGTCGGCCTCGAAGGCCTGACGACCTACAAGTACTACCTCGAAGGCGACGGCCAGTTGGTCGCCACCTACGCCGGCGAGGACGCCGTCCCCTTCACCCACGAGGCGCTCGACGCCGAGTGGAACCCCGGCCACCGAAGCCGACGGGACTGAGCGCGCTGGGCGCCTTTCGGTCGTCGCTCCGCGTTTCGAGTTCTCGCGGCACATAGAACTATATCCCTGACAGTCACCTCTCCGGTAGAGTCGTCTCCGCTGCGACTCGGTGACTCCAATGGATGTAAACGACCACGGGTCGGGTGACCCGTGGCTTTTGTTGTTCCCTCAGCCTACGTTGTAAGCACTCCACGCGAAGCGATTTCGCGGGATGAGGATGGGCGGTTTACAGAGCGCCCCGACCCAGACAGGCTCACCTTCCGAACACTTGGGTGGGTTTTGCGAGTCCGGTAATTAACCGATTCAACATCTACGCCAGCGTGTTTCGCCCACACTCGCCACGCCACATTCACACTCGCGTTCCGGTCAGCATGGTCTTGATGAACCGCACACGAATCATTTGTACACCGGAACCGTCGTCCTTGACGGTATCCCCGATGACCACAGCACGAACATGACTTCGAGTTGTACGGAGACTCGACCGTCTCACACGGAATCTGGTTCCACGTCGCTTTGTAACGAACCTGTTGCTCGAACTTGTGGAACGGGAGTTTGTGCAGACGCCGATTCATGTACGTGCCGTACTTGATGGCGTCTCGAATTCCACTCAAGTCCTCGAACACCATAACGGGGTTCGGGAACTGTTGGGCGAACTCGACCACGACTCGGGACATTCTGTGAAGAACCCACTCTGTGTAGCGTTCTTCTTTGTCTCCGAGTTGGTTGTGGATAGAATGTTGGCCGTGTTCTTGACAGCGTTTCGTGATGGTGTGGTAGCGTTGGCGTTCGGCTTTCACCGAACCGTAGTCAAGCACGAGTGTTCCGAGCGTTTCCATCGTCTCACGGTTAAGAGCGGTGAGAGCGATGTTGCGCTCGTTAATATCGACGCCGACGAGTGTGTCAGCGTCTTCGGGTTCAGGCACTTCGACTTCTGTTTTGACCGTGATGTGTAGGTAATACACGCCATCTCGGTACAGAAGTTCGGCCTGTCCCAACGACCACTCATCTTCAGTCAAGGCTGACTTGATGAGGTTGAGGTCTTCCGGTCGCCCTCGAAGGTGTCCTTTCACCTTCTTGTACGGCTTCGGACTCACACGGAATCGAATCCTACCTTCTTCGTCGTTGTGGGTGAGGCGGTAACCTTCGGTGTGTGCCATAACGAGTGGGTAGGCTCCTTTCTTGTCCGTGGCTGGTGGCGACGGTTTCCCGACGGTAGTGTCATCTTGGTCGTACCACCAGTTGAGGAGTTCTTTGTAAGAGTTCCACGCTTGCAGAGCCTTAGCGACGACCGCACACTTGTTGTTCCGGAGGAAGTCCTCGCGGTCAACCTCGCGTTGAATCTCGGTTTTGTTGTAGCCGTCTTGTTTGAGACGGAGTGTGTCGTTGGAGATGTCTCGTGCGGTGAATCGGGCATCTTTGAGCCACGACCGCTCACCAGACTCTATGCAGAGTCGAGTGCGTGCGGTTTTCGTGACTTCTTCGATACCCATACCTTGACTATCGAATCAAATGATAATAAAATTGGGGATTAGGATGGGAGAGTACAGAAGTCATGGACATTCAATTAGTTTGTGTAAGTGTCATTTCGTGTGGTGTCCGAAGTATCGACACGGGATGTTGGAGTTAGTTCGAGTCGAACTTGCAGAATTGTTCCGAGGAACCGCCGAACGGTTCAGTCACGAGATTGTGTCGATGGAGATTGCTACCGACCACGTTCACTTGTTCGTGGAGGCCGACCCAAAATGGAGTCCTGCCGAGATTGCCAAGCAATTCAAGGGATACTCGGGGCGAACAATTCTCAATCGTCACCCAGAAATCAAACAGCGGTACTTCTGGGGGAGTGGGTTGTGGAAGGAGGGATACTACGTTGGGACGACTGGTGTGGTGTCCGAGGATGTGGTTCGTCGGTACATCGAGGAAACTGAACATTAGGCAAGCGTACGCGATTCACCCACGGGTCAGGTGACCCGTGGAACTCTCACTGTCTTCTTTAGACGAATTCGTCAGCACGCACGCACCGTCCGAAGGCGGCGAAGCCTTCGAACTCGAAAACTCGAAACTGCTCGACGTGGCTCTCGACGGGAGCGTCATGGCCAAGGCCGGGTCGATGGTCGGCTACACCGGTGACATCTCCTTCGAGCGCAAGTCCGCCGGCGGCCTGAAAGGGATGCTCAAGAAGAAGGCCACGGGCGAGGGCGACGTCATGATGCAGGCGACCGGCACCGGCCACCTCTATCTCGCAGACCAGGCCAAGGAGGTCCAGATTCTCGAACTCGACGCGGGCGAGGAACTGAGCGTCAACGGCAACGACGTGCTCGCGTTCGAATCGAGCGTGAACTGGGACATCAAGATGCTGACGAGCATCGCCGGGGCGTCCTCCGGCGGCCTGTTCAACGTCTTCCTCGAAGGTCCCGGTCACGTCGCCATCACGACCCACGGCGAACCCATCGTCCTCCAGACGCCGGCCAAGACCGACCCCAACGCGACCGTCGCGTGGAGCGGGAACGTCTCGCCGTCGTCGAACCGTGACATCAACATCAAGGGTCTGCTCGGTCGCTCGTCGGGCGAGTCCTACCAGCTCGAATTCGCGGGCGAGGGCGGCTTCGTCATCGTCCAGCCGTTCGAGGAAGTCGGCCCTGGCGAGTAGTCGGCCGTCCCGGCTCGATCCCCGTTTTCGCGGCGTCGGCCCCGCTCACATTGCTTCAGTCGCGACCC contains the following coding sequences:
- the tnpA gene encoding IS200/IS605 family transposase; protein product: MGEYRSHGHSISLCKCHFVWCPKYRHGMLELVRVELAELFRGTAERFSHEIVSMEIATDHVHLFVEADPKWSPAEIAKQFKGYSGRTILNRHPEIKQRYFWGSGLWKEGYYVGTTGVVSEDVVRRYIEETEH
- a CDS encoding RNA-guided endonuclease TnpB family protein — encoded protein: MGIEEVTKTARTRLCIESGERSWLKDARFTARDISNDTLRLKQDGYNKTEIQREVDREDFLRNNKCAVVAKALQAWNSYKELLNWWYDQDDTTVGKPSPPATDKKGAYPLVMAHTEGYRLTHNDEEGRIRFRVSPKPYKKVKGHLRGRPEDLNLIKSALTEDEWSLGQAELLYRDGVYYLHITVKTEVEVPEPEDADTLVGVDINERNIALTALNRETMETLGTLVLDYGSVKAERQRYHTITKRCQEHGQHSIHNQLGDKEERYTEWVLHRMSRVVVEFAQQFPNPVMVFEDLSGIRDAIKYGTYMNRRLHKLPFHKFEQQVRYKATWNQIPCETVESPYNSKSCSCCGHRGYRQGRRFRCTNDSCAVHQDHADRNASVNVAWRVWAKHAGVDVESVNYRTRKTHPSVRKVSLSGSGRSVNRPSSSREIASRGVLTT
- a CDS encoding glutamate-5-semialdehyde dehydrogenase; this encodes MTERDTTAQVEQAQSAALRLANVDAADRDAALGAIADAIRDNSEAILAANREDVEEAEAMLAAGEYTQALVDRLKLDEAKLDDIAGMVESVAEQDDPLGETLEARELDEDLELYKLSVPIGVVATIFESRPDALVQIAALALKSGNAVILKGGSEASESNRVLYETILSATEELPDGWATLIEAHEEVDRLLELDDMVDLVMPRGSSEFVSYIQDNTQIPVLGHTEGICHVYVDEAADLDMAADIALDAKVQYPAVCNAVETLLVDESVAADFLPAVVERYRDEGVVLRGDEATREHVDIDPATDDDWDTEYGDLELSVKVVSDLYDAVDHINAHGSKHTESIVTDDAERAETFMTGVDAASVFHNASTRFADGYRYGLGAEVGISTGKIHARGPVGLEGLTTYKYYLEGDGQLVATYAGEDAVPFTHEALDAEWNPGHRSRRD
- the proC gene encoding pyrroline-5-carboxylate reductase; the protein is MVRTSVIGCGNMGSALLTGLWKAGGHSVVACDLDPDALAAVADYCEETTDDVSRAADADVVFVAVKPDIVEAVLSELDLSPDQTLVTIAAGVPTSFVEARTDARVVRIMPNLAAETRDMAAAATGDLTDEVRELLSDVGEFVEVEESQMDIATAVNGSGPAFVFYLIEAVTQAGVAGGLSEEDAEILAAQTFKGAAETVVQDDRTADELIDAVCSPNGTTIEGMDVLWDSTADEAVTEAVVAAERRSKELAEEFADE
- a CDS encoding long-chain fatty acid--CoA ligase, whose amino-acid sequence is MVGATNQTLRPFLWRAGKLFPDREIVSRTAEGLERYTYAEYEGRVAQLAGALSDAGIGDGDRVATFCWNHNRHFETYFGVPSMGAQLHTINPLLPDHHIQYIVENAEDRIIFVDPSLAPKLAGAVDEDAFASVEQFVVMASEVPDDVGLSPVTDYESFVADYPDEYDWPDLPEDQPAGMCYTSGTTGEPKGVEYSQQMLWAHTMATLPKSGLDIGAEDVIMPVVPMFHVNAWGLPFSTTAAGAKHVYPGPSPTPEDLAKLIEEEGVTMTAGVPTVWLGLLDYLDEHDADISSLERIIIGGSAAPKSVIRRFDEEHDVDVLHAWGMTEMSPVGTVAHLKPGMEDLPAEEQYEKRAKQGLLAPGLEMRVVDDDGNEVPWNGEDFGELWVRGPWVTTEYFERPDANEEDYEGNWLKTGDVVTVDGDGYVQIVDRAKDVIKSGGEWISSLELENSIMAHDDVAEATVIGVPHERWQERPVAFIVPKGGVDEDALKTELVALVEDEFPKWWAPDEVVFIEEVPKTATGKFDKKVLRDQYDDSSLIEGKTPDAEAPSDE
- a CDS encoding acyl-CoA dehydrogenase family protein, producing MELLDDSIVPEHARELKQEAREFAAEHIEPVAEEYYESGEYPHEVLQAGMDAGLVAQDISEEYGGKGLDLQQILAISEEFYRADAGIALTLQLASFGCEIMEDYGSEEQKEKWLRPVAENEQISGLAVSEPQTGSDMAGMETTAEKTDDGYVLNGEKYWVGNAVEADWLTVYAKTADTDDRYSNYSMFIVPTDTPGYEAEHIPEKMGMRASKQGHIVFDDCEVPEENLIGTEGGGFYMLADFFNHGRIIVGGHSLGLAAAAIEEAWEFVHDRQAFGRNVSEFQAVQHILADMRMEFEAARALNWRAAEKVENNEDAGFWAAAAKTKSTETAVDVAERGMQLHGGRSVLNEYKISRVYRDVRIPVIYEGANEIQRNLIYRQGAL
- a CDS encoding AIM24 family protein — encoded protein: MELSLSSLDEFVSTHAPSEGGEAFELENSKLLDVALDGSVMAKAGSMVGYTGDISFERKSAGGLKGMLKKKATGEGDVMMQATGTGHLYLADQAKEVQILELDAGEELSVNGNDVLAFESSVNWDIKMLTSIAGASSGGLFNVFLEGPGHVAITTHGEPIVLQTPAKTDPNATVAWSGNVSPSSNRDINIKGLLGRSSGESYQLEFAGEGGFVIVQPFEEVGPGE
- the proB gene encoding glutamate 5-kinase, whose product is MSELSETSETSEATGTAGTADAVAPDADAVAAARDAAAEADRVIVKAGTNSLTDDDSNLDDDKLDKLVDDIESLLSRGKEVLLVSSGAVGAGIGRLDHPTADRDTLEASQALSTVGQSLLMHRYTESFERYDRKVAQILITQHDLENPERFTNFRNTVETLLEWGVVPIINENDAVATEELQIGDNDMISSNIAVGIGVDLLVTLTDVGGVYTGNPKEDPDAERIEVVGDNYSDVEDIVTASSTGGFGGIQTKVRGARDAAEYGIPAVIAQSTEPDVLAKIAERESVGTMFLPLDGELDD